The Alistipes finegoldii DSM 17242 DNA segment ACGCCGTCCACGTCCTTCCACACGGCCATCGACTCGGCGTCGAGGATATTGGCCACCACGGCCGCTGAGTAGTCCGAGCCTTCGCGCCCCAGCGTGGTGGTCGTGCCGTCGGGCGCACCGCCGATAAAGCCCTGTCCGACAAAGATATTCTCGACGCACTCGGCCAGCGCGCCCTTCAGCAGCGGCGCCGAAGCTTCGATATCGACCCCGGCGTCCTTGTGACGCTGCTCGGTGAGGAAACAGCGGCGCATGTCGATCCAGCGGTTCGACACTCCGGCATAGTTGAGATACTCCGAGATGATCGTCGTCGAGACCAACTCGCCGAAGGCCACGATCGTATCGTACCACAATTCGGCGTCGGAGGGTTTGTAAACCGTTTCCACGGCCACGCGCTCCAGCTCGTCGAAGAGCGCATCGACCCGTTCGAGCTGTTTATGGCCGCGCCACAAATCGTCGATGATGCCCGCATGGTACTCCCTCAGCGCGGCGACATGCTCCATGGAGAGCTGTTTGTCGCCCTTCTGAAGTCCTTCGAACACCTTTTCGAGCGCGTTGGTCGTCTTGCCCATGGCCGAAACGATGATGAAGAGATTCTGCTCGTCGTCGATAATCTTGCGCAGGTTGCGCACTCCGTCGGCATTACGCACCGACGCACCGCCAAATTTGTAAACCTTCATGTTATCTCTCTTTTTAACCTAACCTACCTTCTTTACCGTCCGAAGGCGACCGGCCGCCGGACTCCCGCGGCGGAACGCCGCGTCGAACGACCGCACCCCAACGCCTCACGCAGGAGGCGTTTGCCGCGGCGCGACAGGGCTTCCGCCCGGATCATTTCTGTTTTTTCACCTCTTTGTAAGGCACTCCGATATTCTGGAACAGGAACGAATAGGTGTCCGCCTCCTCGGCGATACGTTTGGAGGTGGGTTTGCCCGCCCCGTGGCCCGCATTCGACTCGATGCGGATCAGCACCGGCGCATCGCCGGCCTGACAGTGCTGCATCTGGGCGGCGAACTTGAACGAGTGCGCCGGCACGACGCGGTCGTCGTGGTCGGCCGTCGTCACGAGCGTCGCGGGGTATTTCACACCCTCGCGGATGTTGTGCAGCGGCGAATATTTATAAATGTAGTCGAACTGCTCCTCGTTTTCGCTCGATCCGTACTCCACGGCCCAGCCCCAGCCGATCGTGAATTTGTGGTAGCGGAGCATGTCCATCACGCCCACGGCGGGCAGGCAGACGGCATAGAGGTCGGGACGCTGCACCTCGCAGGCGCCGACCAGCAGGCCGCCGTTCGAACCGCCCGCAATGGCGAGCTTGTCCGACGAAGTGTATTTTTCGGCGATCAGGTACTCGGCCGCGGCGATGAAGTCGTCGAAAACGTTCTGCTTGTTTTCGAGCATGCCCGCCTTGTGCCACGCTTCGCCGTACTCCGAGCCGCCGCGCAGGTTGGCCACGCAGTAGATGCCGCCCTGCTCGACGAACATCATGGCCGAGGGCCTGAACGCGGGCGTCTGGTTGATCTGGAAGCCGCCGTAGGCATAGAGGTAGCAGGGATTCCCGCCGTCGAGTTTCATATCCTTGCGGCGGGTGATGAACATCGGCACCTTCGTGCCGTCCTTCGAGGTGTAGAACACCTGTTCGGTCGTGAACAGCGAGGGATCGAAATTCACCGCGGGGGCTTTATAGAGCGTCGATGCGCCGCCGGCGATGTCGTATTTGTAGATCGTGGCGGGCGCGATGTAGTTGGTCAGCGAATAGTAAAGCTCCGTATCGTCCTTCTCGCCGTCGAAACCGCTCACCGTGCCGATGGCCGGAAGTTCGACCTCGCGTACTAGTTTTCCGTCGAAACCGTACTGGCAGACCTTGCTCTGCGCATGTTCGAGGTAGGTGGCGAAAAGATACCCTCCGGCCGAGCCGACGCCCTCCAGCAGTTTCCCGCCGCTTTCGGGAATCACGGTCGAAACCTTCGACGGGTCGTTCAGGTCCACCTTCATCAGCGCGTAGTTCGACGCGTCGCGGTTGGTCACGTAATAGAGCTGGCCGTCCCGGCACTCGACGGGCGCATAGTCGGCGTCGAAGCCCGGCAGCAAGGTGCGGAATTTCGGTTCGGAGACCTTTTTATAGAGCACTTCCGTACCCGACGTACCCTCCGAAGCCACGATGAAGAGCCACTGCCCGTCCTTGCTGGGCCACGGGCTGAAATAACGCAACGGATGCTCCGCGTCGGCATAGACCAGCCTGTCGGCCGACTGCGGCGTACCGAGACGGTGGTAGTAGACCTTCTGAAACTGGTTCTGCGACGAGAAAACGCCCTTCTGAGGAGCGTCGTACGCACTGTAATAGAATCCTTTGGAATCGGGCGCCCACTCGGCTCCCGAAAACTTCACCCAGTTGATCCGGTCCGAAGTCAGCGTACGGTCGGCAGTGTTCATCACACGGATTTCGACCCAGTCCGAACCCGATGCGGCGACCGAGTAGGCGCAGTATTTGCCGTCCTTGGAGAAGGTCACGCCCGAAAGGGCCACCGTACCGTCTTCCGAGAGCGTATTGGGGTCGATGAACACTTCGCCCTCCCCGCCCGGCTGCACGGTGTGGTAGAGCACCGACTGGTTCCGCAGTCCGTCGTTGTAGAAATAATACCATGCGTCGCCGTGTTTGGCCGGAATACCCTCTTTGGGATAGTTCCACAATTCGGTCAGCCGTTCGCGGATCGCGCCGCGGAACGGAATCTGCGACAGGTAATCCTGCGTCACAACGTTCTGGGCCTTCACCCACGCCGCCGTCGCCTCGGAATTGTCGTCTTCGAGCCAGCGGTAGGGATCGGGAACCTCCGTACCGAAATAATTATCGGTCACGTCGGTGCGCTCCGTCCGGGGATAGGGCATGTGTTTTATCTGTTTCATATCGTTGCAGCCTGTCAGTATCGCCGCGGCGCCCGCGAGGGCCGCCGCCATGCGCGGTAATCTCATCATAACTATACGGTTTGGGTATATATCGGGGCAAAGTTAGGAAAAAATAAGATAGTTCGGCCTGCGGATCGAAGTTTTTGCGTAACTTTGGCTTGCAAAAACACTCGGAAAATTATGTACAGCGAACTGAAAGAGATAATCGGGCAGGCTTGGGAAAACCGCGAGCTGCTCAAGGAGGAGTCCGTGCGGCAGGCCGTGCGGCAAACCGTCGAACTGGTGGACAAGGGGGAGCTGCGCACGGCGCAGCCCGTAGATCCGGAGAAAAGCCAGTGGCAGGTGAACGAATGGGTCAAGAAGGCCATCATCCTCTATTTCCCGATCCAGCCCATGCGCAAAATGGAAGCGGGCGAGCTGGAGTGGTACGACAAGATGGAGCTCAAGCACGGCTACGAACAGCTGGGCGTGCGCGCCGTGCCCCACGCCGTGGCCCGTTACGGCGCCTACATCGCTCCCGGAGCGATCCTCATGCCCTCGTACGTCAATATCGGCGCCTACGTGGACACGGGCACGATGGTCGATACGTGGGCCACGGTCGGCTCCTGCGCGCAGATCGGCAGACACGTCCACCTTTCGGGCGGCGTGGGCATCGGCGGAGTGCTGGAACCCGTACAGGCCGCACCCGTAATCATCGAGGACAACTGCTTCATCGGTTCGCGTTCGATCGTGGTCGAAGGCGCGCACGTCTGCCGCGAGGCGGTGCTCGGCTCGAACACCGTCATCACGGGTTCGACCCACATCATCGACGTCACCGGACCGGAGCCCGTCACCTACAAAGGCTACGTTCCGCCGCGCTCGGTGGTCGTTCCCGGCAGTTACCGCAAACAGTTCCCGGCAGGCGAATACAGCATCACCTGCGTCCTGATCATCGGCCAGCGCAAGGAATCGACCGACAAGAAGACCTCGCTGAACGACGCCCTGCGCGACTTCGGCGTGTCCGTCTGATCGCGTCGCCCTCCCGAAAATCCCACCCACGACAAAATGAATAATTCATGATCTACCGTATCGACGAAACCACCTCGACCAACGACGAGGCCCGCGACGCGAAATACCGCCACGGCGACATCGTCTGGGCCGAACGGCAGACCGCCGGACGCGGCCAGCGGGGACATACGTGGACCAGCCCCGAAGGTGAAAACCTCACCTTCTCGATGGTGCTCGAACCCCGGTTCCTTCCCGTCGGGGAGCAGTTCCTGCTCTCCGAAGCCGTGACGCTGGCCCTCACGGACACCTTCGCCGCCTACGGCATCGACACCCGCATCAAGTGGACCAACGACATCTACGTCGGAGACAGGAAACTGGTCGGCATCCTGATCGAACACAACCATGCGGGAGCCTCCCTCTCCCGCACGATCGCCGGCATCGGCATCAACGTCAACCAGACGGCGTTCGACCCCGCGCTGCCCAACCCCGTCTCCCTCGCGCAGGCCGGGGGCCGCAAGTTCAACCGCAGCCGGCTGCTCGAAACCTTTCTGGTCCGCTGCCTGCGGCGTTACGCCCAGCTCGAACGGGGCGAAAAGGAGACCCTCCAGCACGCCTACCGCGAACGAATGTACCGGCTGGGCGAACAGCACCCCTACCGGCTGCCCGACGGCACGCTGTTTCAGGCCGCGATCGAAGGCGTGCTTCCCTCCGGCGAACTGATCCTGCGCCATGCCGACGGCACGCGGCACGAATACCTGTTCCGCGAAATCGAATTCGTGATCGCCGGAAAACAAGAGAACGCCGGCCCCGCAGAGAAATGAATTTCCGCCCCGCCGACGGAATATGTTTTTAATTGAAGATGAATATACTGATCGTTTGCAATCACTTCTATCCCCACAACCGCATCGCCGCATTCAGGCTCAACGCCTTCGCCCGGTATTTCCGGGAGGCGGGACATTCGGTGACCGTCATAACCGAAGGGGACCGCGATGAAACGGTGATGTGGAACGGCTGCGAGGTCCACTATGTAAAAGACCCGGTGATAACCTCGTCGAAACAGGAATCCCTCCTGCAGCGCAGAAAGAAATGGGCTTTCAGACGCATATTGTCGGCCCTGCAGTTCCGGCTGTTCCTCGATTACAAACGGATATGGCAGTTCAAAGCCAGCAAGAAGGCGCGAAAACTCGCAAAAAGCCGGCGGTTCGATGTCGTATTAAGTTCATACGGTCATCTCTCTTCGCACCGGATCGCATACAGGCTGCACAGAAAAACGCCGTTTTACTGGATCGCCGACATGCGCGACGAGATGTCGAAGTGGCCTTGGCTCCTGCCGATAAACAGCCGGCGGCTCCTCTTCTACGAGCGCAGAATACTCAAGGATGCGGACCTGATCCTGTCGGTATCCGCACCCCTTGTCGAAGATTTCAAACAAATCGGCGGAGGGATCGACAAGGTTATCGAGATAACGAACGGGTACGATTACGAAGAGGTGCACGACGTCTCTTTTCAGCCCGTCTACACCATGGCGTTCATCGGCCATTTTTACAATTCGATCACTCCGGACAAATGGTTCGGAGCCTTCTCCGAACTGGTTGCCGAGGGAGCGCTTCCCTCCGACAGCCGCATCCTCATCATAGGAAACACCTCGCCGCTGGCCGTTCCCGAAAACATCAGGCAGAACGTATTCCAGATCCGGCAGGTCGATCACGACGAAGCCATCAGGAAATCGCTGGAGACCGACACGCTGGTCGTCGTGCATCCCAAAGGACGGAAAGGCGTCTACACGGGCAAGCTGTTCGACTACCCCGCCACCAACAAACCGATCCTCGCCATCTGCGATCCCGACGACGTCATCGCCGACCTGCTGGAGGAGACGCGCGCGGGTTTCACCGCGGACGAAACGGACAACGAGCAGGTCAAGCGGATGATCCTGCGCTGCTATTCCATCTGGAAGAACAAGGAGGTGCTGCCCCGCGACTGGGACAAGATACGGCAGTACAGCCGGAAGAATCAGGTCGGCCGGCTGCTCGAATATCTGGCAGGGCAGGAAGCCCTGAAACAGCACTGACGCCGATGCCGGGCCGGCCCGGCATCGGAATCTCCGCCCCTAACCGAAATCCGGCGCTCCGCTCCGGCAGTCGAAAACGCGAGACGGCGGCCGAAAACGGGAAGCCGCGAAGCCCTTACGTCCGGTTCGGCCGCAATTTCGCGAGCACCGGTCCGAGCAACTCCATATAGCGGATTCCGGCCCGCTGCGCAAACGGCAGGTACAACGACAGATAGACGGCAAAGCCCACCGAAACGACGACAAGATGATGCGTCATCCCGGTCAGCAAGACAGCCAGCCTGGCCGCCGTGCAGGCCGCGGCCGATACGAGCAGCACGATCGTCAGCATCCTCCACGGCATTAGCCCCGCAAGCGAAGTGCCCAGCACGCGGGCGGTGGTCGTCATCAGCAGGAACAGACAGAAAAACGTACAGCCCGTGGCAATGGCCGCAATAGCCCAAAGGGACGGAAACACCATGACGCACCAGAGTTCGAGACCGACGATGAGCAGAGCGGTGACAAGGTGCGCACGGGCAAAGGCTTTTCCCCGCCCCAGTGCAAACAGGACGGGGGCGTAGGGCATGATACGCGCCAGATTGACGAGGGTGACGATCCGGAACAGGCCGGCCGCTTCCCGATACCCCTCCCCATACAGCAGACAGATGATCTCAGGAGCGAAAACGCAGCAGAATACGGACAACGGATAAATGATCGCCGAGGACTTGAGGACAGCCGCCTGCCACAACCGGACAAACTGCCCGCCGTCGGCCCCTTCCACCGACATCCTCGAAAATTCCGGCAGCAGCACACCGGCCGCAGCACCGATAATCATTCCGGCCAGCGGAAGTTCGCGGTATCCGTTGGCGAACAGGGCGAAATCCTCGACGCCCAAATAGCGGCTTACGAGGAACTGGCTCGCCGAACCGATCACGAATCCGTACATACTCGAAGCAAACACCGGCATCGAAAACCGGAGCAGCTCCCGGACCGTCAGCCGGCTCTTCACCGGAGATACATTGCGGAACGGCACGGACGACAACTTCAGCCCGGCAACGCATGTGACCAGCGACGCGAGGACGAAACCGGCGACCGTTCCCGACACCCCCGCGTCAAAAACCACGACCGGAAGCACGACGCATGCAATCATGAAGGCACGGCTTATCAGCACATAGCCGGCCACGAGGTGCGCCTTGCCGTAGACGACCAGAATATTCTCCCCCCCCAAGACCGGCATCAGCAGCATGGGCGCCGCGGCAAACAGCCTCAACGGCTCGGCCAGCAGCGGATTGCCGAGCACTCCGGCTATGGCGGCGGCCTGCCAAAGCAAAATGCACGAAAAAACGGACGCAAGAAGCAGAAACAGCCCGTTCAGTTTGCGGACGATATCCCTCCCCTCCTCCGGCGACACGCGGGCGAGGTAATAGGAGTACGCTTTGGGAAGTCCCAGCGAAAAGACGACCAGCAGGGTGTTATAGACGTACAGCACCTGACTGTAAGTACCGTACTCCGACGTGGTCATGTAACGGCAGAGCACCGCCTGCATGACCAGCGTCACGCTCAGCGACAACAGATTGGCCAGCGCCAGCCACAAGGCCTGCAGCGTGCGGCTTCTGCCAGCATTTCCGATCAGAGGGGTGGAGTTCTGTTTCATGCCTCGTACCGTATGGCCCGGCGGCCCGTTTTACAGGCTCCAGTATCCGAGCGATTTGATCCGGCCCTTATAGAGTCCGCGAATGTCGCCCAACAGGGCCGCCCCGCGGGAGATGGAGCGGAAATAAGCGTCGTCGAGTCCGCGGTACTCGTCGTGCGCCACGGCCACGACAATCAGGTCGTAAGGCGGCCGGAGGGCCGGCACCGGCCGAATTCCGTACATGGCATAAACCTTATCGGGATCGGCATGGGGATCGGTCACATCCACACTCATCCCCTCACGCTCCAGCAGTCCGACCATCTCGGCGATCCGGGAGTTGCGTATGTCGTCGATGTTTTCCTTGTAGGTGACGCCCATCAGCAAAGCCCTTGCGCCGCGGCCGTCGCTTCCCATGGCCCCAAGCAGCGACCGCACCACGTACGCCGCCATGCCGTCGTTCACGGCGCAGCCCGAACTCGTGACGGGCATCTCGACCCCCAGCTTTGAAGCGGCCGATACAAGATAGAGCGGATCGACCGGAATGCAATGTCCGCCGCCCAGTCCCGGTCTG contains these protein-coding regions:
- a CDS encoding aspartate kinase — protein: MKVYKFGGASVRNADGVRNLRKIIDDEQNLFIIVSAMGKTTNALEKVFEGLQKGDKQLSMEHVAALREYHAGIIDDLWRGHKQLERVDALFDELERVAVETVYKPSDAELWYDTIVAFGELVSTTIISEYLNYAGVSNRWIDMRRCFLTEQRHKDAGVDIEASAPLLKGALAECVENIFVGQGFIGGAPDGTTTTLGREGSDYSAAVVANILDAESMAVWKDVDGVLNADPKIFPDAVQIAELNYLDTIELAYSGAQIIHPKTIKPLQNKNIPLYVRPFGDKRKPGTVIRGMSAPVEVPILILKKDQVLLTIRSRDFSFVLEEKFATIFSLLERFRIKTNLIHNSAVNLSLCVDNSWHIDEAIEALREAGFDVMKAENMELLTVRGYTDELWRKYARGPQVFVRQATQSTVRVVRKK
- a CDS encoding prolyl oligopeptidase family serine peptidase — translated: MMRLPRMAAALAGAAAILTGCNDMKQIKHMPYPRTERTDVTDNYFGTEVPDPYRWLEDDNSEATAAWVKAQNVVTQDYLSQIPFRGAIRERLTELWNYPKEGIPAKHGDAWYYFYNDGLRNQSVLYHTVQPGGEGEVFIDPNTLSEDGTVALSGVTFSKDGKYCAYSVAASGSDWVEIRVMNTADRTLTSDRINWVKFSGAEWAPDSKGFYYSAYDAPQKGVFSSQNQFQKVYYHRLGTPQSADRLVYADAEHPLRYFSPWPSKDGQWLFIVASEGTSGTEVLYKKVSEPKFRTLLPGFDADYAPVECRDGQLYYVTNRDASNYALMKVDLNDPSKVSTVIPESGGKLLEGVGSAGGYLFATYLEHAQSKVCQYGFDGKLVREVELPAIGTVSGFDGEKDDTELYYSLTNYIAPATIYKYDIAGGASTLYKAPAVNFDPSLFTTEQVFYTSKDGTKVPMFITRRKDMKLDGGNPCYLYAYGGFQINQTPAFRPSAMMFVEQGGIYCVANLRGGSEYGEAWHKAGMLENKQNVFDDFIAAAEYLIAEKYTSSDKLAIAGGSNGGLLVGACEVQRPDLYAVCLPAVGVMDMLRYHKFTIGWGWAVEYGSSENEEQFDYIYKYSPLHNIREGVKYPATLVTTADHDDRVVPAHSFKFAAQMQHCQAGDAPVLIRIESNAGHGAGKPTSKRIAEEADTYSFLFQNIGVPYKEVKKQK
- a CDS encoding 2,3,4,5-tetrahydropyridine-2,6-dicarboxylate N-succinyltransferase, giving the protein MYSELKEIIGQAWENRELLKEESVRQAVRQTVELVDKGELRTAQPVDPEKSQWQVNEWVKKAIILYFPIQPMRKMEAGELEWYDKMELKHGYEQLGVRAVPHAVARYGAYIAPGAILMPSYVNIGAYVDTGTMVDTWATVGSCAQIGRHVHLSGGVGIGGVLEPVQAAPVIIEDNCFIGSRSIVVEGAHVCREAVLGSNTVITGSTHIIDVTGPEPVTYKGYVPPRSVVVPGSYRKQFPAGEYSITCVLIIGQRKESTDKKTSLNDALRDFGVSV
- a CDS encoding biotin--[acetyl-CoA-carboxylase] ligase, with translation MIYRIDETTSTNDEARDAKYRHGDIVWAERQTAGRGQRGHTWTSPEGENLTFSMVLEPRFLPVGEQFLLSEAVTLALTDTFAAYGIDTRIKWTNDIYVGDRKLVGILIEHNHAGASLSRTIAGIGINVNQTAFDPALPNPVSLAQAGGRKFNRSRLLETFLVRCLRRYAQLERGEKETLQHAYRERMYRLGEQHPYRLPDGTLFQAAIEGVLPSGELILRHADGTRHEYLFREIEFVIAGKQENAGPAEK
- a CDS encoding glycosyltransferase translates to MNILIVCNHFYPHNRIAAFRLNAFARYFREAGHSVTVITEGDRDETVMWNGCEVHYVKDPVITSSKQESLLQRRKKWAFRRILSALQFRLFLDYKRIWQFKASKKARKLAKSRRFDVVLSSYGHLSSHRIAYRLHRKTPFYWIADMRDEMSKWPWLLPINSRRLLFYERRILKDADLILSVSAPLVEDFKQIGGGIDKVIEITNGYDYEEVHDVSFQPVYTMAFIGHFYNSITPDKWFGAFSELVAEGALPSDSRILIIGNTSPLAVPENIRQNVFQIRQVDHDEAIRKSLETDTLVVVHPKGRKGVYTGKLFDYPATNKPILAICDPDDVIADLLEETRAGFTADETDNEQVKRMILRCYSIWKNKEVLPRDWDKIRQYSRKNQVGRLLEYLAGQEALKQH
- a CDS encoding oligosaccharide flippase family protein, with amino-acid sequence MKQNSTPLIGNAGRSRTLQALWLALANLLSLSVTLVMQAVLCRYMTTSEYGTYSQVLYVYNTLLVVFSLGLPKAYSYYLARVSPEEGRDIVRKLNGLFLLLASVFSCILLWQAAAIAGVLGNPLLAEPLRLFAAAPMLLMPVLGGENILVVYGKAHLVAGYVLISRAFMIACVVLPVVVFDAGVSGTVAGFVLASLVTCVAGLKLSSVPFRNVSPVKSRLTVRELLRFSMPVFASSMYGFVIGSASQFLVSRYLGVEDFALFANGYRELPLAGMIIGAAAGVLLPEFSRMSVEGADGGQFVRLWQAAVLKSSAIIYPLSVFCCVFAPEIICLLYGEGYREAAGLFRIVTLVNLARIMPYAPVLFALGRGKAFARAHLVTALLIVGLELWCVMVFPSLWAIAAIATGCTFFCLFLLMTTTARVLGTSLAGLMPWRMLTIVLLVSAAACTAARLAVLLTGMTHHLVVVSVGFAVYLSLYLPFAQRAGIRYMELLGPVLAKLRPNRT